The Pirellulales bacterium genome has a segment encoding these proteins:
- a CDS encoding response regulator, whose product MERRPAVYVVDDESLVRESLTLLLRTEGFEVSAHPSAEDFLGQYRPRAAPACLVLDVRLCGMSGLGLQQELATRHVTIPVIIVTGFGKISMAVQAMRAGAADFLEKPFDRETLLSTIERSLDRDAQNCRNQASANSWAERIDLLSPREKEVMELLIVAKSTKQIATILAIDPKTVSKYRARLLEKLQVENIVEVARNWSPAGLN is encoded by the coding sequence GTGGAACGCCGACCGGCCGTCTACGTTGTCGACGATGAATCGCTCGTGCGAGAATCGCTGACATTGCTGCTGCGCACCGAGGGATTCGAGGTCTCCGCACATCCATCCGCGGAAGACTTTCTCGGGCAATATAGGCCGCGAGCGGCCCCCGCCTGCCTCGTACTCGACGTTCGATTGTGCGGGATGAGCGGGCTCGGGTTGCAGCAGGAGCTTGCCACGCGGCACGTCACAATCCCCGTGATTATCGTCACGGGGTTTGGAAAGATCTCGATGGCCGTGCAGGCGATGCGTGCGGGAGCGGCCGATTTTTTGGAAAAGCCTTTCGATCGCGAAACATTGCTGTCGACAATCGAACGGTCGCTCGATCGCGATGCTCAAAATTGCCGAAATCAAGCGAGCGCCAACAGCTGGGCCGAACGGATCGATCTCCTGTCGCCGCGCGAAAAAGAAGTGATGGAGTTGCTCATCGTCGCCAAAAGCACGAAGCAGATCGCGACGATCTTGGCCATCGATCCGAAGACGGTTTCGAAGTATCGCGCCCGGCTGCTGGAAAAACTTCAAGTGGAGAACATCGTCGAAGTGGCGCGAAACTGGTCGCCTGCCGGATTGAATTGA
- a CDS encoding response regulator produces MAKILLIDDEPAYCQHIAFLLACKGHETRCAANSSEAMLLAFEFVPDLVIADWALGDRFSGGEIASALRRFNPQLRSLLITGNPEITCHSSGQSEAIDEVIAKPFNRACILAAVERMLCPPPH; encoded by the coding sequence ATGGCCAAAATCCTGTTGATCGACGACGAACCGGCATATTGCCAGCACATCGCCTTTCTCTTGGCCTGCAAAGGGCACGAAACACGCTGCGCGGCAAACAGCAGCGAAGCAATGCTCTTGGCATTCGAATTCGTTCCCGATCTGGTGATCGCCGACTGGGCACTTGGCGACCGCTTCTCCGGAGGCGAAATTGCAAGCGCGCTGCGGCGATTCAATCCACAATTGCGCTCGTTGCTCATTACCGGCAACCCCGAAATTACCTGCCATTCATCGGGACAATCCGAAGCGATCGACGAGGTTATTGCCAAACCCTTCAATCGGGCATGCATTCTGGCAGCCGTCGAACGAATGCTTTGCCCACCTCCGCATTAA
- a CDS encoding ATP-binding protein, with amino-acid sequence MEGELRVLPFVAEVQENSLLALEILESLPHVICATSADMSRTLYLSPSVESVYGRPKSDFTGNAELWRDVVEPADQSRLVEAIRDLFQVGRYDLGYRIRRPNGDVRWLFDHTQVHFDGAHKPTRVISIRRDITEQRRADEAALSSGRLAAISTLAAGMAHEINNPVGAALLSAETAMAIQDRPEHHDLLTTSLRNTVESLNRCREIMRNILWFARNERSEKAFGDLNRCVRQARDLARPYADEHRISIEADLEENLPQLLLHPIGIQQVIVNLVNNAIEASPPESQVCIATHHINDSIRLAVRDHGRGMSDEERLRVFEPFFTTRKGAGGTGLGMSIAFGIVQDHGGSVHIHSNPGRGTTITLDFPLAASKR; translated from the coding sequence ATGGAAGGGGAATTGAGGGTTCTTCCGTTTGTCGCGGAAGTCCAAGAAAACAGTCTTCTCGCGCTGGAAATTCTGGAATCTCTACCACACGTTATCTGCGCGACGTCCGCCGATATGTCGAGGACGCTCTATTTGAGTCCCTCGGTGGAATCTGTCTACGGCCGCCCCAAAAGCGATTTCACCGGCAATGCCGAACTTTGGCGCGACGTCGTCGAGCCGGCCGATCAGTCGCGTTTGGTCGAGGCGATTCGCGATCTTTTTCAAGTGGGCCGATACGATTTGGGATACCGGATCCGCCGCCCGAATGGGGACGTGCGCTGGTTGTTCGACCACACGCAGGTGCATTTCGACGGTGCCCACAAGCCAACGCGAGTGATCTCGATCCGGCGCGACATCACCGAACAGCGGCGCGCCGACGAAGCGGCTCTCAGCAGCGGTCGACTTGCCGCGATCAGTACGCTCGCCGCAGGAATGGCCCACGAGATCAACAACCCCGTAGGCGCCGCGTTGCTGAGCGCAGAAACCGCGATGGCGATTCAGGACCGACCGGAGCACCATGATTTGCTTACGACGAGCCTGCGCAATACGGTCGAATCGTTGAATCGTTGCCGCGAAATTATGCGAAATATTCTGTGGTTCGCGCGCAACGAGCGGAGCGAGAAGGCATTTGGCGATCTGAACCGATGCGTCCGCCAGGCCCGCGATCTGGCGCGACCCTACGCCGACGAGCATCGAATTTCCATCGAAGCCGACTTGGAGGAAAATCTACCGCAATTGCTTCTTCATCCAATCGGAATTCAACAAGTGATCGTCAACTTGGTGAACAACGCGATTGAGGCCAGCCCACCGGAAAGCCAGGTTTGCATCGCGACTCACCACATAAATGACTCGATCCGACTCGCCGTGCGAGACCATGGCCGAGGCATGAGCGATGAAGAACGGCTCCGCGTATTCGAACCCTTCTTCACAACCCGCAAAGGTGCAGGGGGCACTGGGCTCGGCATGAGCATTGCCTTCGGCATCGTTCAGGACCATGGTGGATCGGTCCACATCCACAGCAACCCTGGCCGTGGAACCACCATTACTCTCGACTTTCCGCTAGCCGCATCTAAACGCTGA
- a CDS encoding tyrosine-type recombinase/integrase: protein MLLTPDLTPAVTERGKAMTPAMPKVIRKTATRKPSKPRPDFPLYAHATKRWAKKIRGKIHYFGPWDDPAAALNRWLDQKDDLLAGRTPRIARDGLTLKHLVNVFLTAKRRQLDACELSSRMFADWFSVCELLIDSFGGNRLVDDLAPADFESLRGKLSKQYGPHRLGTTVGCVRGVFKYGLESRLIERPTHFGPQFKKPTKKTMRLHRAKGGLKMFEAAELRKITDSAGVPLRAMILLGANCGFGNSDIANLPLSAVNLTAGWVNFPRPKTGVERRCPLWKETITAIQAAIDGRPKPKHTEAEKLLFVTRHGARWGVSEIMETEVEEAGAKIKKPKLKTDDPIAKAFGKLLRRLGLHRAGVGFYALRHTFETVAGGSRDQVAVNSIMGHADSSMAGEYRERIGDARLEAVVSHVHNWLYGGKE, encoded by the coding sequence ATGCTGCTGACGCCTGATCTGACGCCCGCAGTTACCGAAAGGGGGAAAGCCATGACGCCCGCGATGCCTAAAGTTATCAGAAAGACAGCCACCCGCAAGCCATCCAAGCCACGGCCTGATTTTCCACTCTATGCGCACGCTACAAAGCGCTGGGCCAAGAAAATACGCGGCAAGATTCACTATTTCGGCCCGTGGGATGATCCGGCAGCAGCGCTCAATCGGTGGCTCGATCAAAAGGACGATTTGCTCGCCGGTCGGACGCCGCGGATAGCCCGCGACGGGCTCACCCTAAAGCATCTGGTCAACGTCTTCCTGACCGCCAAGAGGCGTCAACTTGACGCCTGCGAATTGTCGTCTCGGATGTTCGCCGACTGGTTTTCAGTGTGCGAACTGTTGATCGACTCATTTGGCGGCAATCGCCTTGTCGACGACTTGGCACCCGCGGATTTTGAAAGCCTGCGCGGCAAGCTGTCGAAGCAGTACGGTCCGCACCGACTCGGCACAACGGTCGGTTGTGTTCGCGGGGTGTTTAAGTACGGACTCGAATCCCGCTTGATCGAAAGGCCAACTCACTTCGGGCCTCAGTTCAAGAAGCCCACCAAAAAGACAATGCGCTTGCATCGCGCCAAGGGCGGCTTGAAGATGTTCGAGGCCGCCGAGCTTCGCAAAATTACCGACAGCGCCGGCGTGCCGCTACGGGCAATGATCTTGCTTGGCGCGAACTGCGGATTCGGCAACAGCGACATCGCGAATCTGCCGCTGTCGGCCGTCAACCTGACTGCGGGCTGGGTCAATTTCCCGCGACCGAAAACCGGAGTCGAACGTCGCTGCCCATTGTGGAAGGAAACGATCACAGCGATTCAAGCAGCGATCGACGGACGGCCCAAGCCAAAGCACACGGAAGCGGAGAAGCTGTTGTTCGTGACACGACACGGCGCCCGATGGGGAGTCTCTGAGATCATGGAAACGGAAGTCGAGGAAGCGGGCGCGAAGATAAAAAAGCCCAAGTTGAAAACTGACGATCCGATTGCAAAGGCATTCGGCAAGCTGCTGCGCCGGCTGGGGCTGCATCGCGCCGGCGTTGGCTTCTACGCATTACGCCACACGTTTGAAACTGTCGCCGGCGGCTCACGGGATCAAGTGGCCGTCAATTCGATCATGGGCCACGCCGACAGCAGCATGGCCGGCGAGTATCGCGAACGAATCGGAGACGCGAGACTGGAAGCCGTGGTCTCGCACGTCCACAACTGGCTCTATGGCGGAAAGGAATAA
- a CDS encoding phage/plasmid primase, P4 family, which produces MRDTPKTLGDFLALAEQSPVWGGEGKIVSRAPDGTVTEIPLGTDRRLLERRILESMQQYWPEHLRPRHTAEPRAAIVDGDDSEADSDSTPKKQPAKEIDPGDEARWFLEKTKLDGVPTLLYWHGGWWRWRDGAYRECEASEVRGDLIRHLDREFNSLGSAVTSNVLDHLRANAFLPADREPPAWIGPPVNDWPADEIVATRGKLVHLPSLLAQRQCETSATPRFFTTAAVDFDFDANAPLPNEWHRFLRQLWPDDRDSIDTLQEWFGHLLVADTRQQKILLLGGPRRSGKSTIARVLRELIGRRNVCGPTLAGLATNFGLWPLIGKSVAIVSDARLSHRSDQAVVVERLLSISGEDALTIDRKCMEPVTCRLPTRLMLISNELPRLSDASGALSSRFLVLWLSESFLGREDHGLEKKLLAELPGIFLWAAAGWQRLRERGCFSQPESAAEMVEQLGDLTSPVSVFVRERCIVGKEYRATVRDLFSAWKNFCESAGRKEAGTDATFSRDLVAAVPGLRRVRTRETDSRLMAYDGICLKPVKF; this is translated from the coding sequence ATGCGCGATACGCCAAAGACACTAGGGGATTTTCTTGCGCTGGCAGAACAGTCGCCAGTATGGGGTGGCGAAGGCAAGATTGTCTCGCGCGCCCCGGACGGCACGGTTACCGAAATCCCACTCGGCACAGACCGCCGGCTGCTGGAGCGGCGGATCCTAGAATCGATGCAGCAGTATTGGCCAGAGCATCTTCGGCCAAGGCATACCGCCGAGCCACGCGCTGCGATCGTAGATGGCGACGATTCAGAGGCCGACAGTGATTCAACGCCCAAAAAACAGCCGGCGAAAGAAATCGATCCCGGCGACGAAGCGCGATGGTTCCTCGAAAAAACAAAACTCGACGGTGTGCCGACATTGCTCTATTGGCACGGCGGATGGTGGAGGTGGAGAGATGGCGCTTACCGCGAGTGTGAAGCAAGCGAAGTGCGCGGCGACTTAATTCGCCATCTCGATCGAGAGTTTAATTCATTGGGCTCAGCCGTCACGTCGAACGTGCTGGATCATCTACGCGCGAACGCATTTCTGCCGGCCGACCGCGAACCGCCGGCATGGATCGGGCCCCCGGTGAACGATTGGCCGGCCGACGAAATTGTGGCGACTCGCGGTAAGCTGGTCCATTTGCCGTCGTTGCTCGCGCAGCGTCAGTGCGAAACGTCCGCCACGCCGCGATTCTTCACGACGGCGGCCGTCGACTTCGACTTCGACGCGAACGCACCATTGCCGAATGAATGGCACCGCTTTCTGCGGCAGCTTTGGCCGGACGATCGAGACTCGATTGACACATTGCAAGAATGGTTCGGGCATCTATTAGTGGCCGACACTAGACAGCAAAAAATCCTGCTACTTGGCGGACCGCGGCGCTCAGGCAAGAGTACCATCGCACGAGTGCTTCGCGAATTGATCGGACGGCGGAACGTCTGCGGACCGACGTTAGCTGGGTTGGCGACAAATTTCGGACTGTGGCCGCTAATCGGAAAGAGTGTGGCAATCGTGTCTGACGCGCGACTGAGCCACCGTAGCGATCAAGCGGTTGTGGTAGAGCGTCTGTTGTCGATCTCTGGGGAAGACGCTCTGACGATCGACCGGAAGTGCATGGAGCCCGTGACGTGCCGCTTGCCGACGCGGCTAATGCTTATCTCCAATGAGTTGCCGCGGTTGTCAGACGCGAGCGGGGCGCTTTCTAGCCGATTCCTGGTGCTGTGGCTATCGGAGAGCTTTCTTGGCCGAGAGGATCATGGGCTGGAAAAGAAATTGCTCGCTGAACTGCCAGGAATTTTTTTGTGGGCCGCTGCTGGGTGGCAGCGATTGCGCGAGCGCGGGTGTTTTTCTCAGCCTGAATCGGCCGCGGAAATGGTCGAGCAATTGGGCGACTTGACCAGCCCGGTGTCCGTGTTCGTTCGCGAGCGGTGCATCGTCGGCAAGGAATATCGAGCGACGGTCAGGGATTTATTTTCAGCGTGGAAAAATTTCTGCGAATCGGCTGGAAGAAAAGAGGCTGGGACGGACGCGACGTTTTCGCGCGACCTAGTTGCTGCCGTGCCAGGGCTGCGGAGAGTGAGAACGCGCGAAACAGATAGCAGGCTAATGGCTTACGACGGAATTTGTCTGAAACCGGTAAAGTTTTAG